A region from the Corynebacterium halotolerans YIM 70093 = DSM 44683 genome encodes:
- a CDS encoding single-stranded DNA-binding protein, with protein MPLLPITITGNLTKDPWLKKLQSGNCLGRMRVAASRRIRDENAPSGWRDLDNLFINVEYWGQLAVNVKKSLTKGMPVLVTGVLLTHEWTDEKGEMQQRIILRASQVGLDLARHVIGSKKSEPTEYNVDNIPLPDVEDRPELFDEIQAGTQEPAPSSFERGLARPVDTNLLGQQPTAPGQQPEEVGTSVTDATADGAAEGATADSDPASGEENAEAGREPVGAGAEQGGGPPF; from the coding sequence ATGCCACTGCTGCCGATCACCATCACCGGAAACCTGACCAAGGACCCGTGGCTGAAGAAGCTCCAGTCGGGCAACTGCCTCGGAAGAATGCGGGTGGCCGCCAGCCGCCGGATCCGCGACGAGAACGCGCCGAGCGGCTGGCGCGACCTCGACAACCTGTTCATCAACGTCGAGTACTGGGGGCAGCTCGCCGTCAACGTCAAGAAGTCCCTGACCAAGGGCATGCCCGTCCTCGTCACCGGGGTCCTGCTCACCCACGAGTGGACCGATGAAAAAGGGGAAATGCAGCAGCGGATCATCCTGCGCGCCAGCCAGGTCGGTCTCGACCTGGCCCGGCACGTCATCGGTTCGAAGAAGTCCGAGCCGACCGAGTACAACGTGGACAACATCCCGCTGCCGGATGTCGAGGACCGCCCCGAGCTCTTCGACGAGATCCAGGCCGGGACACAGGAGCCGGCGCCCAGCTCGTTCGAACGGGGACTGGCCAGGCCGGTGGACACGAATCTCCTGGGGCAGCAGCCGACCGCTCCGGGACAGCAGCCCGAGGAGGTCGGTACTTCCGTCACGGACGCCACCGCGGACGGTGCGGCGGAGGGTGCCACAGCAGATTCCGACCCCGCGTCCGGGGAGGAGAACGCCGAGGCAGGGCGGGAGCCGGTGGGTGCCGGTGCGGAGCAGGGAGGCGGGCCTCCGTTCTGA
- a CDS encoding MmcQ/YjbR family DNA-binding protein produces MNIDETSPMSTAADVRRIVTSFPEVIEETIEDIPSFSVAGRMFARLRENETVLAFRVRDIDEQDMLLMAESQKYFITPSYEGRPIILVRLAHIDPEELTQLLTDAWEIRAPEELKPMSST; encoded by the coding sequence ATGAACATCGACGAGACATCACCCATGAGCACCGCCGCGGACGTCCGCCGCATCGTCACGTCCTTCCCCGAGGTCATCGAGGAGACCATCGAGGACATCCCGTCCTTCTCCGTGGCCGGTCGGATGTTCGCCCGCCTCCGTGAGAACGAGACCGTGCTGGCGTTCCGGGTGCGCGACATCGACGAGCAGGACATGCTGCTGATGGCCGAGTCACAGAAGTACTTCATCACCCCGTCCTACGAGGGCCGCCCCATCATCCTGGTGCGCCTGGCCCACATCGACCCCGAGGAGCTCACCCAGCTGCTCACCGACGCCTGGGAGATCCGGGCGCCCGAGGAGCTCAAGCCGATGTCCTCCACCTAA
- a CDS encoding NAD(P)-dependent alcohol dehydrogenase, giving the protein MRTIVHTDYRTDSLHLEERPRPGIAPTEVLVRVAGAGVDRGTWHLVTGTPALIRLGSGLRHPRQPVPGSELSGTVERVGEKVTRFAPGDHVFGVGRGTWAEYAVAAEDGLAPAPESSPLADVAVLGVSGVTAFGAVGAARVRAGSTVLVLGASGGVGTHVVQLATARGGLVTAVCSGAKVDVVRGLGARRVLDYEKGEDIDAGDFDAVIDLGGNRSLSTLASYLTRGGTVVIVGGEQDGGGLLGGYGRQLSAPVVGTLTGRRLRGLTSATRAGELAELATLVDAGQLRPVVDRRLPLERAGEALRLLEQGKVTGKIVLTP; this is encoded by the coding sequence ATGAGGACGATCGTCCACACCGACTACCGCACCGACTCCCTCCACCTCGAGGAACGTCCCCGACCAGGGATCGCCCCGACCGAGGTGCTCGTGCGCGTCGCCGGCGCCGGGGTGGACCGCGGCACCTGGCACCTGGTCACCGGCACCCCGGCGCTGATCCGCCTCGGCTCGGGCCTGCGGCACCCCCGCCAGCCCGTGCCGGGCAGCGAACTGTCCGGCACGGTCGAGCGCGTCGGGGAGAAGGTCACCCGGTTCGCCCCCGGCGACCACGTCTTCGGCGTCGGCCGCGGCACCTGGGCGGAGTACGCGGTGGCCGCCGAGGATGGTCTGGCCCCCGCCCCGGAATCCTCCCCGCTCGCCGATGTCGCCGTGCTCGGCGTCTCCGGGGTGACGGCCTTCGGGGCGGTGGGTGCGGCCCGGGTGCGCGCCGGGTCGACGGTGCTCGTGCTCGGCGCCAGCGGCGGCGTCGGCACGCACGTGGTCCAGCTCGCGACGGCCCGCGGCGGGTTGGTCACCGCGGTGTGCAGTGGGGCGAAGGTGGACGTGGTGCGCGGGCTGGGCGCCCGGCGGGTGCTCGACTACGAGAAGGGCGAGGATATCGACGCCGGGGACTTCGACGCCGTGATCGACCTGGGCGGCAACCGTTCCCTGAGCACGCTGGCGTCCTACCTGACCAGAGGCGGCACGGTCGTCATCGTCGGCGGTGAACAGGATGGCGGCGGCCTGCTCGGCGGATACGGGCGTCAGCTGTCCGCCCCGGTCGTCGGCACGCTGACGGGGCGTCGCCTGCGGGGGCTGACCTCGGCGACGCGCGCGGGTGAGCTGGCGGAGCTGGCCACGCTCGTCGACGCCGGGCAGCTGCGACCGGTGGTCGACCGCCGCCTGCCGCTCGAGCGGGCCGGGGAAGCGCTCCGACTGCTGGAGCAGGGGAAGGTCACCGGCAAGATCGTGCTGACGCCGTGA
- a CDS encoding NAD(P)H-binding protein yields MTTVAIIGATGSNGRLTVDAALDRGLTVRATSRSAGRAHRILGEREGLEILEAEGTDPAAVTAVVDGVDAVILTHGKDSSPEEVNYGVIAAVVKAFKQLGERRPHVSLMSAISVTQNIPAWAEVLEWRRRGERLLRASGLPYTIVRPGWFDGHSPGDDRAILEQGDRTPLNARRGVSRRHIAKTLVESVLTDSANFRTVELFSGPGESVDDWDLLFNRADVDPAGSIDGVHDLIGLPLEHEPTRFLTDLDRLRRSGP; encoded by the coding sequence ATGACCACCGTCGCGATCATCGGCGCCACGGGTTCCAACGGCCGCCTCACTGTCGATGCAGCACTCGACCGCGGGCTGACGGTGCGTGCCACCAGCCGCAGCGCCGGCCGCGCCCACCGCATCCTCGGCGAGCGGGAGGGCCTGGAGATCCTCGAGGCCGAGGGCACGGATCCCGCCGCGGTCACCGCGGTCGTCGACGGTGTCGACGCCGTGATCCTCACCCACGGGAAGGACTCCTCCCCGGAGGAGGTGAACTACGGCGTCATCGCCGCCGTCGTCAAGGCGTTCAAGCAGCTCGGCGAGCGGCGCCCCCACGTCAGTCTGATGTCCGCGATCTCCGTGACACAGAACATTCCAGCCTGGGCCGAGGTCCTGGAGTGGCGCCGCCGCGGCGAGCGTCTCCTCCGCGCCTCCGGCCTGCCGTACACGATCGTGCGTCCGGGCTGGTTCGACGGCCACTCCCCCGGTGACGACCGAGCGATCCTCGAGCAGGGCGACCGCACCCCGTTGAACGCCAGGCGTGGGGTCTCCCGTCGGCACATCGCCAAGACGCTGGTGGAGTCGGTGCTCACGGACTCCGCGAACTTCCGCACGGTGGAGCTCTTCTCCGGCCCAGGGGAATCCGTGGACGACTGGGACCTGCTCTTCAACCGCGCCGACGTGGACCCGGCCGGCAGCATCGACGGCGTCCACGACCTCATCGGCCTGCCACTGGAGCACGAGCCCACCCGCTTTCTCACGGATCTGGACCGTCTGCGCCGGTCCGGGCCCTGA
- a CDS encoding alpha/beta fold hydrolase, with product MSEHVETAFGDTVAFDRYGGQGPGLLFVAGAGPWRETDPVTTRTAELLAEQGIAAIVYDRLGRGESQVEGIPITLDREVAAVEALLGELPGPTVLCGHSSGTAIGLYAAGRGMPVAGLALWEGPLSPDEGGAVEWAVEFGRLLDARDLTAALRHFMRDIPVELVEMLEASASFPVMVEQVDSQRPDADALAWAKSAAHEELFGSVSVPVLAMVGEQTYPELVEGAEWIAGSIPDARWKRVPGAYHTWEPGPMAAELAQFVRTVSQAG from the coding sequence ATGTCCGAGCACGTGGAGACCGCTTTCGGCGATACGGTCGCCTTCGACCGGTACGGAGGGCAGGGCCCGGGCCTGCTCTTCGTCGCCGGCGCCGGACCCTGGCGGGAGACCGACCCCGTGACCACCCGCACCGCCGAACTGCTGGCGGAACAGGGGATCGCCGCCATCGTCTACGACCGGCTGGGCCGCGGGGAATCCCAGGTGGAGGGAATCCCGATCACCCTCGACCGGGAGGTCGCGGCCGTCGAGGCGTTGCTGGGCGAGCTGCCCGGCCCGACGGTGCTGTGCGGCCACTCCTCGGGAACCGCGATCGGGCTGTACGCCGCCGGCCGCGGGATGCCGGTGGCCGGGCTGGCGCTGTGGGAGGGACCCTTGTCCCCCGATGAGGGCGGGGCCGTGGAGTGGGCGGTCGAATTCGGCCGGCTGCTCGACGCCCGGGATCTGACCGCCGCGCTGCGCCACTTCATGCGCGACATCCCCGTCGAGCTGGTCGAGATGCTCGAGGCCTCCGCCTCCTTCCCGGTCATGGTCGAGCAGGTCGACAGCCAGCGGCCGGACGCCGACGCCCTCGCGTGGGCGAAGTCCGCCGCGCACGAGGAGCTCTTCGGCTCCGTCAGCGTGCCGGTGCTGGCAATGGTCGGCGAGCAGACCTATCCCGAACTGGTCGAGGGCGCCGAGTGGATCGCCGGCTCCATTCCCGATGCCCGGTGGAAACGCGTGCCCGGTGCATACCACACCTGGGAGCCCGGCCCCATGGCCGCGGAGCTGGCGCAGTTCGTCCGTACCGTGTCGCAGGCGGGGTGA
- a CDS encoding HdeD family acid-resistance protein, which produces MPGHQPTAPLAELRSTGFASLLLRGILAVLLGVIMLIAPGLSVGYIAVFLVVVIGLWLILDGIASCLLASRERKHDRRGWGWTLAGGAVAILIGCLALIFPLSTALAGGTLVLWFLAAGLILRGALELGDRRLGGRGTAIGIVNILFGFFIAVMLLLNPAAVLLAMVWVAAVYGIVFGVLSIVVAFRVRDPRR; this is translated from the coding sequence ATGCCCGGACACCAGCCCACCGCGCCGCTGGCGGAGCTGCGTTCCACCGGATTCGCCAGCCTGCTGCTCCGGGGCATCCTCGCGGTGCTCCTCGGGGTGATCATGCTCATCGCCCCGGGGTTGAGCGTGGGATACATCGCGGTATTCCTCGTCGTGGTCATCGGCCTGTGGCTCATCCTCGACGGGATCGCCTCCTGCCTGCTGGCCTCCCGGGAGCGGAAACATGACCGGCGGGGCTGGGGCTGGACCCTCGCAGGTGGTGCCGTGGCGATCCTCATCGGTTGTCTGGCGCTGATCTTCCCGTTGAGCACCGCGCTGGCCGGAGGCACGCTGGTCCTGTGGTTCCTGGCCGCCGGCCTGATCCTGCGGGGCGCGCTCGAGCTCGGCGACCGCCGCCTGGGAGGGCGGGGCACCGCCATCGGGATCGTCAACATCCTCTTCGGTTTCTTCATCGCCGTCATGCTGCTGCTCAACCCGGCCGCCGTGCTGCTGGCGATGGTCTGGGTCGCCGCGGTCTACGGCATCGTGTTCGGCGTGCTCAGCATCGTCGTGGCCTTCCGGGTGCGCGACCCCCGCCGGTGA
- the cmrA gene encoding mycolate reductase (Catalyzes the final step in mycolic acid biosynthesis.), translating into MPLPSPGADTRALVTGASQGIGMAMARDLARMGHSLILVARRENVLAGLARELESAHGVTAEVFACDLSKHDEVSRLIERIDAREVNILVNSAGIASFGPFLEQDWDYEVDQFNLNATAVHRLTRAVLPGMVARGTGAVCNVGSAAGNVAIPNNATYVFTKAGVNAFTEALHYELRGTGVTCTLLAPGPVREAEIPDAEKSIVDKVVPDFLWTTYESCSRETLEAMARNRRRVVPGPLSKAMNFVSAYAPTGLLAPVIGNFYKRMG; encoded by the coding sequence ATGCCCCTGCCCTCCCCCGGCGCGGACACCCGCGCCCTTGTCACCGGTGCCAGCCAGGGCATCGGGATGGCGATGGCCCGTGACCTGGCCCGCATGGGCCACAGCCTGATCCTCGTCGCCCGGCGCGAGAACGTCCTCGCCGGGCTGGCCCGCGAACTCGAGAGCGCCCACGGCGTCACCGCCGAGGTCTTCGCCTGCGATCTGAGCAAGCACGACGAGGTCAGCCGCCTGATCGAGCGTATCGACGCCCGCGAGGTCAACATCCTGGTCAACTCCGCCGGCATCGCCAGCTTCGGCCCCTTCCTCGAGCAGGACTGGGACTACGAGGTCGACCAGTTCAACCTCAACGCGACCGCCGTGCACCGGCTGACCCGCGCCGTGCTGCCGGGCATGGTCGCCCGCGGCACGGGTGCGGTCTGCAATGTCGGTTCGGCGGCCGGCAATGTGGCGATCCCGAACAACGCGACCTACGTGTTCACCAAGGCCGGGGTGAACGCCTTCACCGAGGCGCTGCACTACGAGCTCAGGGGCACCGGTGTGACCTGCACCCTGCTGGCCCCGGGCCCGGTGCGTGAGGCGGAGATCCCCGACGCCGAGAAGTCCATCGTGGACAAGGTGGTGCCGGATTTCCTGTGGACGACCTACGAGTCCTGCTCGCGTGAGACGCTCGAGGCGATGGCGAGGAACCGGCGCCGGGTGGTGCCCGGCCCGCTGTCGAAGGCGATGAACTTCGTCTCCGCGTACGCGCCGACGGGCCTGCTGGCCCCGGTGATCGGCAACTTCTACAAGAGGATGGGATGA
- a CDS encoding MsnO8 family LLM class oxidoreductase, producing the protein MVAVPKNLHFSLLDRANSNAGATDAAALQAVVDRARHVEDLGYRRILVAEHHGVPGIPGSTPAVLAAAVASATTSIRVGTGGIMLPNHQPLIVAEQVATLEALYPGRIDAGIGSSVGFTEPVRKALRQRDPLGSKARYPEDLEEMLSFLRGDAAITARPANGAATPVYLLAGFRSAMLAARNGLGVILGGPSLFDRSLGVHEGLRRYREEFVPSAFHGTPHAIVSLNIAVADTEEAARDLLIPEAWAQVKARATGSFGPLEPVAELDESRLTGRERQRLSELLAQSVYGTPAQVAVQLRDLQAFTGVDEVLVTGGMSDTEGQRRSDTLLAEI; encoded by the coding sequence ATGGTCGCCGTCCCCAAGAATCTGCACTTTTCCCTGCTCGACCGCGCGAACAGCAACGCCGGAGCCACCGACGCCGCGGCGCTTCAGGCCGTGGTCGACCGGGCCCGGCACGTCGAGGATCTCGGTTACCGGCGCATCCTCGTCGCCGAGCACCACGGCGTGCCCGGCATCCCCGGCTCCACGCCCGCCGTGCTCGCTGCGGCGGTGGCCTCAGCGACGACGTCGATACGCGTGGGCACCGGGGGCATCATGCTGCCGAACCATCAGCCGTTGATCGTCGCGGAGCAGGTCGCCACACTGGAGGCCCTCTACCCGGGGCGCATCGACGCGGGCATCGGCTCGTCGGTGGGGTTCACCGAGCCCGTGCGCAAGGCGCTGCGGCAGCGGGATCCCCTCGGGAGCAAGGCCCGGTACCCCGAGGACCTGGAGGAGATGCTGAGCTTCCTGCGTGGCGACGCCGCGATCACCGCCCGCCCGGCCAACGGCGCCGCCACGCCTGTGTACCTGTTGGCCGGTTTCCGGTCGGCCATGCTGGCGGCGCGGAACGGCCTCGGCGTGATTCTCGGCGGCCCGTCGCTCTTCGACCGCAGTCTCGGGGTGCACGAGGGGTTGCGCCGCTACCGGGAGGAGTTCGTCCCCTCGGCGTTCCACGGGACGCCGCACGCCATCGTCTCGCTCAACATCGCGGTGGCCGACACCGAGGAGGCTGCCCGTGACCTGCTGATCCCTGAGGCGTGGGCGCAGGTGAAGGCGCGGGCGACCGGTTCCTTCGGCCCCCTGGAGCCGGTCGCGGAGCTCGACGAATCGCGGCTGACCGGCCGGGAGCGCCAGCGCCTGTCGGAGCTGCTGGCGCAGTCGGTCTACGGCACCCCCGCACAGGTGGCCGTGCAGCTGCGCGATCTGCAGGCGTTCACCGGCGTTGACGAGGTATTGGTGACGGGCGGGATGAGCGACACCGAGGGACAGCGGCGGTCGGACACCCTACTCGCGGAGATTTGA
- a CDS encoding cytochrome c oxidase assembly protein → MAVTQDANPAGTGTTSQSTNAADHPRERVRSTWPLYLLFFVVAGLIGATISYAFLTESLTALGIPDPGFVTTYGLPFFRAVGWMLAALAVGSFMFAAFYISPRVPEGDNDRLIKAPLSVDGHLASRTGAVSALCFGLVALLMIPLVLSDVSGTPFVQTLRPDAFGVALEQVATAQAWGVVAAIALVTGIVGLFLRNWASQPLLMLGAILMIVPLAMEGHSASGGDHDYGTNSYLWHLVFMVVWVGGLMALVAHGRRLGPDLDVALRRYSAVALFSIIVMAVSGLVNAGIRIEFSDWFTTRYGLIIVAKTVGVIVLGVFGWLHRAWTIPKVQANPHDRRLFRRVAIGEVLVMAAVTGVAITMGRTPPPPPRDPNLSPMAVQIGYELTEEPTFLNVWTMWRFDLLFGTIALLLAAGYLYAVWRARRAGRDWATSRTVWWLLGCASLVLTMSSGIGLNMPASYSMHMLGHMILSMVVPLFLVFGAPLTLLMTAFKSGPPGRPGIRDWAYAFTQSRLLRIISNPVVNLVQFLFFFYVMYLIIPLYELMISEHAGHMIMNAIFLVSGYFYFWEVVGPDPIPHRRPTPVRLAVLFVSMPVHLFLGVYLMQLNTVMGQEFYESLFLPWNPDLLVDQKEGGGIAWAFGSFPLAIVFARLALDWRREDKAETKVYDDKVARGEDDEFESYNQMLARMNAGGEQRDDYYNKEFGK, encoded by the coding sequence ATGGCTGTCACTCAGGACGCGAACCCGGCGGGGACCGGGACGACGTCGCAAAGCACGAACGCGGCCGACCATCCCAGGGAGCGCGTGCGCTCCACGTGGCCGCTGTACCTACTGTTCTTCGTCGTGGCCGGCCTGATCGGTGCGACGATCTCCTACGCCTTCCTCACCGAGTCGCTGACCGCGCTCGGTATCCCGGACCCGGGTTTCGTGACCACCTACGGACTGCCGTTCTTCCGCGCCGTCGGCTGGATGCTCGCGGCGCTGGCGGTCGGTTCCTTCATGTTCGCCGCGTTCTACATCTCGCCGCGGGTGCCCGAGGGCGACAACGACCGGCTGATCAAGGCCCCATTGAGCGTGGACGGGCACCTGGCCTCCCGCACGGGCGCGGTCTCGGCGCTGTGCTTCGGGCTCGTCGCCCTGCTGATGATTCCGCTGGTGCTCTCCGACGTCTCCGGCACCCCGTTCGTGCAGACCCTGCGGCCCGACGCCTTCGGGGTGGCCCTCGAGCAGGTGGCCACCGCGCAGGCGTGGGGCGTGGTCGCCGCCATCGCGCTGGTCACCGGCATAGTCGGCCTGTTCCTGCGTAACTGGGCGAGCCAGCCGCTGCTGATGCTGGGCGCCATCCTGATGATCGTGCCGCTGGCCATGGAGGGGCACTCTGCCTCCGGCGGTGACCACGACTACGGCACCAACTCCTACCTGTGGCACCTGGTCTTCATGGTCGTCTGGGTCGGCGGTCTCATGGCGCTGGTCGCCCACGGTCGCCGCCTGGGCCCGGATCTGGACGTCGCCCTGCGCCGCTATTCGGCGGTCGCCCTGTTCTCGATCATCGTCATGGCGGTCTCCGGTCTGGTCAACGCCGGCATCCGCATCGAGTTCTCCGACTGGTTCACCACCCGTTACGGCCTGATCATCGTGGCCAAGACCGTCGGGGTGATCGTCCTCGGCGTCTTCGGCTGGCTGCACCGGGCCTGGACGATCCCCAAGGTGCAGGCCAACCCCCACGACCGCCGACTGTTCCGCCGGGTGGCCATCGGCGAGGTGCTCGTGATGGCGGCCGTGACCGGCGTGGCCATCACCATGGGGCGCACCCCGCCGCCCCCGCCGCGCGATCCGAACCTCTCGCCCATGGCCGTCCAGATCGGTTACGAGCTGACGGAGGAGCCCACCTTCCTCAATGTGTGGACCATGTGGCGCTTCGACCTCCTCTTCGGCACCATCGCCCTGCTCCTGGCCGCCGGTTACCTCTACGCGGTGTGGCGGGCCCGCCGCGCGGGCAGGGACTGGGCTACCTCGCGTACCGTGTGGTGGCTGCTCGGGTGCGCGTCCCTCGTGCTCACGATGAGCTCCGGTATCGGCCTGAACATGCCGGCGTCGTACTCGATGCACATGCTCGGCCACATGATCCTGTCGATGGTCGTCCCGCTGTTCCTGGTCTTCGGCGCCCCGCTGACCCTGCTGATGACGGCCTTCAAGTCGGGCCCGCCCGGCAGGCCCGGCATCCGGGACTGGGCGTACGCCTTCACACAGAGCCGACTGCTGCGGATCATCAGCAACCCGGTGGTCAACCTCGTCCAGTTCCTGTTCTTCTTCTACGTGATGTACCTGATCATCCCGCTCTACGAGCTGATGATCTCGGAGCACGCCGGGCACATGATCATGAATGCGATCTTCCTGGTCTCGGGGTACTTCTACTTCTGGGAGGTCGTCGGGCCGGATCCGATCCCGCACCGCCGCCCCACCCCGGTGCGCCTGGCCGTGCTGTTCGTCTCCATGCCGGTGCACCTGTTCCTGGGTGTCTACCTCATGCAGCTCAACACCGTGATGGGCCAGGAGTTCTACGAGTCCCTGTTCCTGCCGTGGAACCCCGACCTGCTGGTCGATCAGAAGGAGGGCGGTGGCATCGCCTGGGCCTTCGGTTCCTTCCCGTTGGCGATCGTCTTCGCCAGGCTCGCGCTCGACTGGCGCCGCGAGGACAAGGCGGAGACGAAGGTCTACGACGACAAGGTCGCCCGCGGCGAGGACGACGAGTTCGAGTCCTACAACCAGATGCTCGCCCGCATGAACGCCGGCGGGGAGCAACGGGACGACTACTACAACAAGGAGTTTGGCAAGTAG
- the orn gene encoding oligoribonuclease, with product MTTTDSVARATPVNDTPAKHDRLVWVDLEMTGLDLERHVIVEVAALVTDADLNILGEGVDLVVHATEEELAQMDDFVANMHNENGLTAQIRESTVTMAQAEDAVLELIAEHCSPEHPAPLAGNSIATDRAFIHEQMPRLDAALHYRMVDVSSVKELARRWFPKAYYNQPAKGMAHRALADIVESIRELDYYRRAVFVPSPGPASPEAAESARLADERYQRFL from the coding sequence ATCACCACGACCGATTCCGTTGCCCGGGCGACACCCGTCAATGACACGCCCGCCAAGCACGACCGCCTGGTCTGGGTGGACCTGGAGATGACGGGCCTCGACCTGGAGCGCCACGTCATCGTCGAGGTCGCCGCCCTGGTCACCGACGCCGACCTCAACATCCTCGGCGAGGGCGTGGACCTGGTCGTCCACGCCACCGAGGAGGAGCTGGCGCAGATGGACGACTTCGTGGCCAACATGCACAACGAGAACGGGTTGACCGCCCAGATCCGCGAATCCACGGTGACGATGGCGCAGGCCGAGGACGCCGTGCTCGAGCTGATCGCGGAGCACTGCAGCCCCGAGCACCCCGCGCCGCTGGCGGGCAACTCGATCGCCACGGACCGCGCCTTCATCCACGAGCAGATGCCGCGTCTCGACGCCGCGCTGCACTACCGCATGGTGGACGTCTCCTCGGTCAAGGAGCTGGCGCGGCGCTGGTTCCCGAAGGCCTACTACAACCAGCCGGCCAAGGGCATGGCCCATCGGGCGCTGGCCGACATCGTCGAGTCGATCCGGGAACTCGACTACTACCGGCGCGCCGTCTTCGTGCCCTCCCCCGGCCCCGCCTCGCCGGAGGCAGCGGAGTCCGCCCGCCTGGCCGACGAGCGCTACCAGCGGTTTTTGTAA
- the ettA gene encoding energy-dependent translational throttle protein EttA, with translation MGEFIYTMKNVRKAIGDKVILDNVTMAFYPGAKIGVVGPNGAGKSSILKIMAGLDQPSNGEAFLDPGATVGILLQEPPLNEEKTVRQNVEEGLGEIFEKKQRFEEIAEEMATNYTDELMDEMGKLQEALDAADAWEVDSKIEQAMEALRCPPSEAPVTHLSGGERRRVALAKLLLSEPDLLLLDEPTNHLDAESVQWLEKHLENYPGAVLAVTHDRYFLDNVAEWICEVDRGKLYPYEGNYSTYLEKKAERLQVAGKKDQKLQKRLKDELAWVKSSPKARQAKNKARLERYEEMAAEAEKYRKLDFEEIQIPTPPRLGNKVVEVEDLEKGFDDRILIKDLSFTLPRNGIVGVIGPNGVGKSTLFKTIVGLEEPDSGTVEVGSTVQISYVDQNRENLDPEKTVWEIVSDGLDYIHVGQNEIPSRAYISSFGFKGPDQQKPSKVLSGGERNRLNLALTLKQGGNLILLDEPTNDLDVETLGSLENALTKFPGCAVVISHDRWFLDRTCTHILAWEGNVAEGQWYWFEGNFGDYEKNKVERLGEDAARPSRVTHRKLTR, from the coding sequence ATGGGCGAATTCATCTACACGATGAAGAACGTGCGCAAGGCCATCGGTGACAAGGTCATTCTCGACAACGTCACCATGGCCTTCTACCCGGGTGCCAAGATCGGCGTGGTCGGCCCGAACGGCGCCGGCAAGTCGTCGATCCTCAAGATCATGGCCGGCCTGGATCAGCCGTCCAACGGCGAAGCCTTCCTCGACCCGGGCGCCACCGTCGGCATCCTGCTGCAGGAGCCGCCGCTGAACGAGGAGAAGACCGTCCGCCAGAACGTCGAGGAGGGCCTCGGCGAGATCTTCGAGAAGAAACAGCGCTTCGAGGAGATCGCCGAGGAGATGGCGACCAACTACACCGACGAGCTCATGGACGAGATGGGCAAGCTCCAGGAGGCCCTCGACGCCGCCGACGCCTGGGAGGTCGACTCCAAGATCGAGCAGGCCATGGAGGCACTGCGCTGCCCGCCGTCGGAAGCCCCGGTCACCCACCTCTCCGGTGGTGAGCGCCGCCGCGTCGCGCTGGCCAAGCTGCTGCTCTCCGAGCCGGACCTGCTGCTGCTCGATGAGCCCACCAACCACCTCGACGCCGAGAGCGTCCAGTGGCTGGAGAAGCACCTGGAGAACTACCCGGGCGCTGTCCTGGCCGTCACCCACGACCGTTACTTCCTCGACAACGTCGCGGAGTGGATCTGTGAGGTCGACCGCGGCAAGCTCTACCCCTACGAGGGCAACTACTCCACCTACCTGGAGAAGAAGGCCGAGCGCCTCCAGGTCGCGGGCAAGAAGGACCAGAAGCTGCAGAAGCGGCTGAAGGACGAGCTGGCGTGGGTCAAGTCCTCCCCGAAGGCCCGCCAGGCCAAGAACAAGGCCCGTCTGGAGCGCTACGAGGAGATGGCCGCCGAGGCCGAGAAGTACCGCAAGCTGGACTTCGAGGAGATCCAGATCCCCACGCCGCCGCGCCTGGGCAACAAGGTCGTCGAGGTCGAGGACCTGGAGAAGGGCTTCGACGACCGCATCCTGATCAAGGACCTGTCGTTCACCCTGCCGCGCAACGGCATCGTCGGCGTCATCGGCCCGAACGGCGTGGGCAAGTCGACCCTGTTCAAGACGATCGTCGGCCTGGAGGAGCCGGATTCCGGCACCGTGGAGGTCGGCAGCACCGTCCAGATCAGCTATGTCGACCAGAACCGGGAGAACCTGGACCCCGAGAAGACCGTGTGGGAGATCGTCTCCGACGGCCTCGACTACATCCACGTCGGCCAGAACGAGATCCCCTCGCGCGCCTACATCTCCTCCTTCGGTTTCAAGGGCCCGGACCAGCAGAAGCCGTCCAAGGTGCTCTCCGGTGGTGAGCGCAACCGTCTCAACCTGGCGCTGACCCTCAAGCAGGGCGGCAACCTGATCCTGCTGGATGAGCCGACCAACGACCTGGACGTCGAGACCCTCGGTTCCCTGGAGAACGCCCTGACCAAGTTCCCGGGCTGCGCCGTGGTCATCTCCCACGACCGTTGGTTCCTGGACCGCACCTGTACCCACATCCTCGCCTGGGAGGGCAATGTGGCCGAGGGCCAGTGGTACTGGTTCGAGGGCAACTTCGGTGACTACGAGAAGAACAAGGTCGAGCGCCTCGGCGAGGACGCCGCCCGCCCGTCGCGCGTCACCCACCGCAAGCTGACCCGCTAG